Proteins co-encoded in one Malus sylvestris chromosome 7, drMalSylv7.2, whole genome shotgun sequence genomic window:
- the LOC126629868 gene encoding uric acid degradation bifunctional protein TTL isoform X2, whose product MGLKFEEEEFLACCASTKFAKEMAKASPFSSLDEAVTAARDIWFNKVDVNGWLQSFSAHPQIGNSPSPSSHSTSAQWSKGEQATAVATATSSSLQELAEWNAKYRQKFGFVFLICASGKSSDGILAELKKRYPNRPIVEFEIAAQEQMKITELRLAKLFAAKENVTSTGNKNPTIVAKKAEDRVSIIGGHLTATASEASSVKTSQAPTRTRPPITTHVLDVSRGSPGAGIEVCLEMWKGFQPRPVFGESNAGGWVFQGSSTTDNDGRSGQLMSIVDVVNPGIYRINFNTGKFCPGGFFPYVSIVFEIRESQKLEHFHVPLLLSPFSFTTYRGS is encoded by the exons atggGATTGAAATTTGAGGAGGAGGAGTTCTTAGCTTGCTGCGCAAGCACCAAATTCGCCAAAGAAATGGCGAAGGCGTCACCTTTCTCATCTCTCGACGAAGCTGTGACTGCCGCCAGAGACATCTGGTTCAACAAGGTCGATGTCAATGGCTGGCTCCAATCGTTCTCCGCTCATCCTCAGATCGGAAACTCGCCTTCGCCTTCTTCTCACTCCACCTCTGCTCA GTGGAGTAAGGGAGAGCAGGCAACTGCTGTAGCAACTGCCACTAGTTCTAGTTTGCAG GAACTGGCTGAATGGAATGCTAAATACAGGCAGAAGTTTGGTTTTGTATTTCTTATTTGTGCATCTGGAAAGAGTTCTGATGGGATACTTGCTGAGTTGAAG AAACGATATCCAAACAGGCCAATAGTTGAGTTCGAGATTGCAGCTCAGGAGCAGATGAAAATAACTGAGCTACGCCTTGCGAAGCTGTTTGCAGCAAAAGAAAATGTTACTTCCACAGGCAACAAGAATCCTACAATTGTTGCGAAGAAAGCGGAAG ATCGTGTGAGCATTATTGGAGGGCATCTAACTGCTACTGCTTCTGAAGCTTCATCAGTAAAAACTTCTCAAGCTCCAACTCGAACCCGTCCACCCATCACAACCCATGTCTTGGATGTTTCTCGAGGATCTCCAGGTGCTGGAATTGAAGTGTGTTTAGAAATGTGGAAGGGTTTTCAACCTCGTCCGGTGTTTGGCGAGTCAAATGCAGGTGGTTGGGTATTTCAAGGGTCTTCGACTACAGATAATGATGGGCGAAGTGGTCAATTGATGAGCATCGTTGATGTAGTGAACCCAGGCATATACAGGATAAACTTTAACACAGGTAAGTTCTGCCCAGGCGGGTTCTTCCCTTATGTTTCTATCGTGTTTGAGATCAGAGAGTCACAGAAATTGGAACATTTTCATGTTCCTCTGCTGCTGTCGCCTTTCTCATTCACAACATACCGTGGAAGCTAG
- the LOC126630061 gene encoding uncharacterized protein LOC126630061 has translation MYGTDALTVRKLAIKVLSQTASSSACERNWSTFALIHTKQRNRLAHSRLEKLVYCYYNMKLQIRDKEAEIDHVDRGDPLDVFDIVGEDDDTEGNQLYQWIRHLHLDDDEGNPASRVAEEARNEGINVERVLEEEVGSSSANSLEELLRPRPRNTRIPPSSNPTQPQHRADTNDSSSTRSGDSPTTGGGNDEGYSGAEGSGAGGLSPGM, from the exons atgtatgggaccgatgcactaactgtgagaaagttagcaatcaaagtattatcacaaacagcttcctcatctgcttgtgaaagaaattggagcacatttgcactcatacacacaaagcaaagaaataggttggctcatagtaggttggaaaaattagtttattgctactacaacatgaagcttcaaattcgagataaggaagcagaaatagatcatgtcgaccgtggtgacccactagatgtgtttgatattgttggtgaagatgatgatacagagggtaaccaactttatcaatggattagacatcttcatttagatgatgatgaaggcaacccagcttccagagttgctgaagaagcacgtaatgaagggataaatgtagaaagagtattagaggaggaggtgggatctagcagcgctaactctttggaagaacttttgcgcccaagaccaagaaacactagaattccaccttcttccaatcctacacaaccacaacatcgtgctgatactaatgatagctctagtacaagatcaggagactcacctaccaccggaggtgggaatgatgaaggatacaGTGGAGCTGAaggtagtggagctggag GGCTGAGCCCAGGGATGTGA
- the LOC126629868 gene encoding uric acid degradation bifunctional protein TTL isoform X1 produces the protein MGLKFEEEEFLACCASTKFAKEMAKASPFSSLDEAVTAARDIWFNKVDVNGWLQSFSAHPQIGNSPSPSSHSTSAQWSKGEQATAVATATSSSLQELAEWNAKYRQKFGFVFLICASGKSSDGILAELKKRYPNRPIVEFEIAAQEQMKITELRLAKLFAAKENVTSTGNKNPTIVAKKAEEDRVSIIGGHLTATASEASSVKTSQAPTRTRPPITTHVLDVSRGSPGAGIEVCLEMWKGFQPRPVFGESNAGGWVFQGSSTTDNDGRSGQLMSIVDVVNPGIYRINFNTGKFCPGGFFPYVSIVFEIRESQKLEHFHVPLLLSPFSFTTYRGS, from the exons atggGATTGAAATTTGAGGAGGAGGAGTTCTTAGCTTGCTGCGCAAGCACCAAATTCGCCAAAGAAATGGCGAAGGCGTCACCTTTCTCATCTCTCGACGAAGCTGTGACTGCCGCCAGAGACATCTGGTTCAACAAGGTCGATGTCAATGGCTGGCTCCAATCGTTCTCCGCTCATCCTCAGATCGGAAACTCGCCTTCGCCTTCTTCTCACTCCACCTCTGCTCA GTGGAGTAAGGGAGAGCAGGCAACTGCTGTAGCAACTGCCACTAGTTCTAGTTTGCAG GAACTGGCTGAATGGAATGCTAAATACAGGCAGAAGTTTGGTTTTGTATTTCTTATTTGTGCATCTGGAAAGAGTTCTGATGGGATACTTGCTGAGTTGAAG AAACGATATCCAAACAGGCCAATAGTTGAGTTCGAGATTGCAGCTCAGGAGCAGATGAAAATAACTGAGCTACGCCTTGCGAAGCTGTTTGCAGCAAAAGAAAATGTTACTTCCACAGGCAACAAGAATCCTACAATTGTTGCGAAGAAAGCGGAAG AAGATCGTGTGAGCATTATTGGAGGGCATCTAACTGCTACTGCTTCTGAAGCTTCATCAGTAAAAACTTCTCAAGCTCCAACTCGAACCCGTCCACCCATCACAACCCATGTCTTGGATGTTTCTCGAGGATCTCCAGGTGCTGGAATTGAAGTGTGTTTAGAAATGTGGAAGGGTTTTCAACCTCGTCCGGTGTTTGGCGAGTCAAATGCAGGTGGTTGGGTATTTCAAGGGTCTTCGACTACAGATAATGATGGGCGAAGTGGTCAATTGATGAGCATCGTTGATGTAGTGAACCCAGGCATATACAGGATAAACTTTAACACAGGTAAGTTCTGCCCAGGCGGGTTCTTCCCTTATGTTTCTATCGTGTTTGAGATCAGAGAGTCACAGAAATTGGAACATTTTCATGTTCCTCTGCTGCTGTCGCCTTTCTCATTCACAACATACCGTGGAAGCTAG